Genomic DNA from Bremerella alba:
GCAAGGCGGGACATCGCATCGATATCGATCTAATCCAAAAGTCGGTCCATGCGGTTAAGAATGAGATCCCCAAACTTCCGGTTGGCGACTATGACAGCAAGGCGACCTTGCTGCATGCCTTGACGATTGCAAATAGCGGCGATTTCTCGTTAGCCAATCAATTGCATCGCAATCGACAATCACTCACCGCTTCTGGCTGCGCTTATCTGGCGCTAACGTTTGCAGAGATGAACCGCAGCGATACGGCCCGAGAATTGACAGACCTAGTTAAGAACAAGATCGGCCAGCAGGGAATCTCGGGCTGGAATAGTTCGAATGTCGAGTCCCAAGCCCTGTACGCGTTGTGCCTTTTGGCAACTCAGCCTAAATCACCTGAGATGACGAAAGTAGCCAAGCAAGTTCTCCAGGCTCGCAGTGGTCATCGTTGGCAACCGGACAAGGCTACCGGACCTGCCATGATCGCAACCTGCGGCTGGACCGCCGGTCAAGCGTTAGCGGCCGACGACTACCAATTGGCCATCTTGATCAATGACCGCCAGGTAGAGACTCTAAAGATTGACGCGAATAGCCTGACTCAAACCATTGATATTCCGGCCGATTTCCTGAAGCGAGAGAAACAGGAGACCGTTCGATTTCAATTGACTGGACGAGGTGAGTTCACCTATCGCTGCGAACTGTCGGCGGATGTTCCTCTCGACAAGCTTGAGACGAATACCTCGCGATGGTATGTACGGCGCTACTACGACCCAGCTCCGCTGCGATTCGACGGAGAGGAGATTCCCCGCGGATTTGGTGTCGTCAATGGTAGTTACCAATCGTTCCGGAATGAACTCACCGAGTTACCCTCCGGCGAACGAGGTCAGGTACGCGTCAACATCTATCGCAGTAACGTCCGCAATGACGAAGAAGAACAGCAGATGGAATACCTGGTCGTCACCGAACCTATTCCCGCAGGGACGACGGTCGATCCAAGTTCGATCAGCGGAAGCTTCGAACGTTACGAGCTTCACCCAGGCTACATCTTATTTTACTTAGGACCGAGCCGCAGTTCGCGTTATCTCAAATACGAGTTGGTCGGCATTCAGCCGGGCAGCTACTACACCGGCCCCACGTTGGCTCAAGATGTTTACCGCCCCGAAAGTCTTGCAGTGGGTAAGTCTAAGTCGCTTATAGTTCTCGCCAGTGGCGAAGAAAGTGGTGATAAATACCAACTTACACCGCAGGAACTCTACGAACTTGGACGCCGCAAGTTCGACAAAGGCGACCTCGCCGGTGCCGAGGTTCACTTAACGGAATTGTTCAGCAACTGGTCGCTCGACAACAATCCATTCCGTGAAACGACCAAGATGCTATTTGACATTCATCTTCAAGCCAATCACTCGGCAGAAGCGGTCAAGTTCTTCGAATTGCTGATCGAGAAGTTCCCGGACGAACAAATCCCCTTCGCCAAGTTATTGAAAGTTGGGGACGCTTATAACGAACTAGGCGAATACGAACGTAGTTACCTGGTCTTCCGAGCAACAGTTGAAGCCAACTTCATGGTGGAAAGCCAAGTCGCTGGGTTCTTGGTCGATCAAGGCGAAGTCATTCGCAGTATCAAAGTCATGGAAGACCTTCTGAAGGACTCTCCCCAGGAAGCCTACACAGCGATTGCTGAGTACGCGCTGGCAACCGATGTGTACGGAAATGCGGCGCAAGCCGCCGCGTCTCGAGAAGGAAAGAACTTGAAATTAACGAAGGTTCACTTCCTGAAAAAATCGCTCCAAATGCTCGAGCAGTTCCTGACAACTCATCCCGACGATCCTTCCGCAGATGAGGCCGCATTTGCATTAGCATCAGGGATGACCGAACTCGAACAGTACGAGCAGACGATCAAACTTTGTAAGAAATATACGGATCGTTACCCCAAAAGCGATCACTTAAGCAGCTATTGGTATTTGACGGCATTTTGCCACTTCGCACTGAGCGAGCCGAAACAGGCTCTGGAGATGTCGGATAAAGTCGCGAAGAGTGTGCCGACTTCGCAGCGAACCTCGAACACTGTTGCCGCTCAGAATCGTTGGCGAGCCATCTATATTATGGGGCAGATTCACCACTCCTTGAATCAAGCCGCCAAGGCAATTGCCAACTATTCGGAAGTGAAAGATCGTTTTGTGGATGCGGCCCAGGCCATTAACTATTTCACTCGACAAGCGATCTCCTTAGAGGAAGTCACCAGTTTCCTGCCTAAAGAAAAGGTGCAACTGGCTCTGGACTATCGCAATGTAAAAGACTGCGAAATTAAGGTCTATCGTATCGATCTTATGAAGTTCGGTTTGTTACAACGAAACCTCCAAAAGATCACCACAATAAACCTCGCCGGTATCCAACCGTTACACGAAACGACCATCGAACTGGGCGACGGCAAGGACTATCAGGACAAGCAAAAGAACGTTCCCCTGCCTCTGGAGGACGAAGGAGCGTACCTGATTGTTGCTCGAGCTGATAACCTTCACGCCAGCGGATTGGTGCTCATCAGTCCATTGAAACTCGACGTTAACGAAGATCTGGTATCGGGACGCGTTCGGGTCACCGTGAAGAACAAGATGAAAGACACCTACGTCGATGATGTACATGTCAAAGTTATCGGCACGAGCAACTCCGATTTCGTTTCCGGCGATACGGATCTCCGTGGGATCTTCGTAGGCGATGGCATACGAGGACGTAGTACAGTTATCGCCCAAGCTGAAAAAGGAGAGTATGCGTTCTTCCGTGGAACTACTGACTTGGCTCTTACACCAGAGGAACTTAATCGGCGTAGTACGAGGCAATCAGAAACTCAGCAACAGCAAGGTCAGCAAGCACCGATGAACCAAACGGATGCCAAGCAGGAACTGCTTGAGGGCATTCAATCCGGCAACAGCGTAATTCAGCAGGAGCAACGCCGAAACCTGGATCGATTCTATCGCAACGACGTCAAAGGCGGCATCAAGAACTTCAAGTTCTAATCATCGCACTTTGTGGCACTGCTTCACCTAGTCGCGAAGCGGTGCCGCCATGGCTGTGGCGATCGGTACGAATATGATCAGCGGAATGAATGCCGCTAGGGACGTCGGGCGAATCCACGAAGTCGCTCCCATCGCCTTGCAGACCAACGTGACTGCGTAAAAGCACATCACCAGCAATAGGCAATAGCCGATTGCAATAAAGATGTTGCGATTCTCTTTTCGCAGGATGATTGGCAATCCCAGAAACAGCAGCGTGATATCGAGAAATGGCTGCACAATTCGGCTATGGATCTCGGTACGAACGTCGGCCCCCACATCGAGACTCCGATTGCTAAGCGTGGCAATCAAATCGTACGTAGAAGCGTAGTCTCGCCACTGGCTACTGGCTGTAAGTTGCTCGAAGGTAAGCTCAGTTGCCAGAAAGCACTGATTGGGCTCGAGCCAGTCGTGATCGACCGGCATGAGGACAAGCGGAGTCCCCTCGAAGTCGACCGAAGAAACCCCTTCGGTCGATGCCGGCTTGGTCAGGTTTTCGATAAGAAACCCACTGGGATGATCTGCTGTCGCGACTTGATAAAAAGCATTCTCGCCGTTGATCTGGTTTCCGATACCTTCGTAGTTTTGATCGAGCCGGAAAGTGGGCGACTCAATTCGTGAATCACTGGCAACTGTCGCAGCACCGTTTAGAAGGACGCCGGTCCGGTTATCGAACTTAGGCTGGAAGGTCTTTTTTGATTCACCGAGCCAGTCCTGGGCATTTCGCGTCAGGCGATCCATGTATTGGGGAATAAGAAGTTCGCGATTCAGAACACCCAAAATGGCAATCACGATCACTGCAATAATCACGGGGCGTACGATACGAGCCTGGGAAATACCTGCCGCCATCAAGGCCGTCATTTCATTATGACGCTGTAACCAAGTTACCGTAAACATCGCCGAAATTAGTGTCAGGATCCCGCTGGTCATTCCAAAGAAGGTAAACACACGCGGACTGTAGTATTCCCACAGAACACC
This window encodes:
- a CDS encoding alpha-2-macroglobulin family protein — its product is MRQRVDGLSIEKEAGKKLAPGQRAMFDSQLGEQQLGWGANQMRWDDMSTFQQRSWYYDSQGNANLGLQVLDARGRYSNRAIQVTDRGKANQEFLFALVDEAAKNGDLLLPGLPPQETAFWSPNLVTDDQGLASVDITLPPNSTTWKLLSKGITVETLAGEAEAELTVTKPLFADLTLPMAFQSGDTIQIPVRVFKTNGEPGKVELTLEISIGDKTVTQKKTIDFKQETERDLLIPLKIDPASVKNADPAVAELRLEVRAGDMADVQRQSVPIRHRSYRVVRSAAGQASSDMTAVAKYPEGMPWENPTLSIVIGPNVRSDLMSVLDPPVVPLYRCGTISATPIDTLTSDILAGIALESLLKQSPGQGGPSLDTVKSKVDSAIASLIVMQNDNGGFSWSGSLTATNRYSTARALWALAAARKAGHRIDIDLIQKSVHAVKNEIPKLPVGDYDSKATLLHALTIANSGDFSLANQLHRNRQSLTASGCAYLALTFAEMNRSDTARELTDLVKNKIGQQGISGWNSSNVESQALYALCLLATQPKSPEMTKVAKQVLQARSGHRWQPDKATGPAMIATCGWTAGQALAADDYQLAILINDRQVETLKIDANSLTQTIDIPADFLKREKQETVRFQLTGRGEFTYRCELSADVPLDKLETNTSRWYVRRYYDPAPLRFDGEEIPRGFGVVNGSYQSFRNELTELPSGERGQVRVNIYRSNVRNDEEEQQMEYLVVTEPIPAGTTVDPSSISGSFERYELHPGYILFYLGPSRSSRYLKYELVGIQPGSYYTGPTLAQDVYRPESLAVGKSKSLIVLASGEESGDKYQLTPQELYELGRRKFDKGDLAGAEVHLTELFSNWSLDNNPFRETTKMLFDIHLQANHSAEAVKFFELLIEKFPDEQIPFAKLLKVGDAYNELGEYERSYLVFRATVEANFMVESQVAGFLVDQGEVIRSIKVMEDLLKDSPQEAYTAIAEYALATDVYGNAAQAAASREGKNLKLTKVHFLKKSLQMLEQFLTTHPDDPSADEAAFALASGMTELEQYEQTIKLCKKYTDRYPKSDHLSSYWYLTAFCHFALSEPKQALEMSDKVAKSVPTSQRTSNTVAAQNRWRAIYIMGQIHHSLNQAAKAIANYSEVKDRFVDAAQAINYFTRQAISLEEVTSFLPKEKVQLALDYRNVKDCEIKVYRIDLMKFGLLQRNLQKITTINLAGIQPLHETTIELGDGKDYQDKQKNVPLPLEDEGAYLIVARADNLHASGLVLISPLKLDVNEDLVSGRVRVTVKNKMKDTYVDDVHVKVIGTSNSDFVSGDTDLRGIFVGDGIRGRSTVIAQAEKGEYAFFRGTTDLALTPEELNRRSTRQSETQQQQGQQAPMNQTDAKQELLEGIQSGNSVIQQEQRRNLDRFYRNDVKGGIKNFKF
- a CDS encoding LptF/LptG family permease, producing the protein MLLIDRYLLTQFLKSFLIFFISFTGLFIVIDSFNNLDEFLKYGDQTGSTFGVLWEYYSPRVFTFFGMTSGILTLISAMFTVTWLQRHNEMTALMAAGISQARIVRPVIIAVIVIAILGVLNRELLIPQYMDRLTRNAQDWLGESKKTFQPKFDNRTGVLLNGAATVASDSRIESPTFRLDQNYEGIGNQINGENAFYQVATADHPSGFLIENLTKPASTEGVSSVDFEGTPLVLMPVDHDWLEPNQCFLATELTFEQLTASSQWRDYASTYDLIATLSNRSLDVGADVRTEIHSRIVQPFLDITLLFLGLPIILRKENRNIFIAIGYCLLLVMCFYAVTLVCKAMGATSWIRPTSLAAFIPLIIFVPIATAMAAPLRD